ATATACTGCAATACTATCACtcttttaagtttgtatttttggtttgttgaaattgttcactCATTGACAATCTTTTATTTTTCTATCGATACACAGTGATGCCTCAAAGGCAGGGAGTAAAtcaacccttttgaatagtttcaACCTCAGTTTGTATGGTTTGGTCAGTCAGCACAGGATTAATATGTGGAAGTGACAAAAGAGGTAGTTGATACAAAGTTTTTATTTAagctttatttagtttttgtgcaATCCTGGATAGGCTGTGACTTaagtttaattgctttgtagatacacgTAGATTAAGTGTAATTCATTGTGGTCTTTGTGGTTTTTAAAACTGAACCAATTTTTTCCTTTAGAATTTTCAATTAACtttaagtgttttgtcaagaagattatttgtgatatgtacattttcagaaagtgcttgttctattttgggccaatgtaaaacaaagaaaacaatctgaggtTATCAAAGTTGCATTTCTAAGtttttatgccatgattttacctgtccggcccacgtgggaatagattttcctccatgcagcccctgagctaatatgagtttgacacccctgctctatatactTGCATATAAGCAGTTTTTTTCAGAATACTTGTACATGGAATGGATTTATGCGTTCTTTTTAAGCGCTTTAAGAACTTAAGTATTTCTTAAACCAACCCAGCAGTACTGTTACTGAATTGTTGAGCATTTTGGAAAGTTACACTTTAGTATAAGTTTTTACAAAAGTGCAATAGTCAACACCATTACGTGTATAAGCAGTTTAATGTCATTCTTGAGAAAGAACTACATTAACTTTGAAATTTCCATTTGTCAACCAGTGGGCTATGATGGCAACATGACAGGAACTTCGTCAGCTTCAACAGGAACCATGGAAGAGTTACAACAGACTGGTTCTGAGCAGCACGACAGGGTCAACGGCTACTGTCAGCCCAAATCCCCTCAGGATACGGCTGATGTTAGGTGGCCGGCGTCAGGTGGGGAGTCGCGGGGTTCAGACAGCTGCGGGGCTGCGAGTGCGTCGGATCAAACGGACCTAGAAGACTTGAAAGCCAATGAGAGTGAAGACAGGGAGGACAGAGAGGAGGAGGACGCATCTGGTCAGAAAGGGGACCAGGAGAGAAAAGAAGGTCCAGATGAAGAAAACAATCACAGCAGTGCAGCATCCAGCTACACGGgtgagaccttttttttttttctcaagctCTTGTTACATTCTCCGTGGACATGTTGAGCCTCACTATTGATGCTTTCTTCTAAGCAGACCTTTCCCACACACCTTCTCCCTCGCTGTCAGAGCAGCTGCGTCTTGGTCGAGAAGACAGCATAGGCGCTGGCATTAGTGTAGAGTGTAAGGTCTGTGGAGACAAGGCCTCTGGCTTCCACTATGGTGTGCATGCCTGTGAGGGTTGTAAGGTAATGTATTTTACTCCAAATCTCAAAAGTATGACTGCTGTGTGCCCCTCTTACTGTAATATTGTTATTTGGTCCAACCAGGGCTTTTTTCGACGAACCGTGCGAATGAAAttggaatatgagcgctgcgagCGTTCCTGCAAGATTCAGAAAAAGAATCGCAACAAGTGCCAATATTGTCGTTTCCAGAAGTGCCTATCTTTGGGAATGTCTCATGATGGTGAGTAAGATATGTCTTCTACTCTCTCACTCTGTTTTACACTCATCTGACCTGCAGCCTGCTGATAACcctcacattttgtttttgtactAGTTTTCCCAAAACCTTGCTGTCGTCAGCTTTGACCCATGGAGTAACTGTAATTACTGTAATCATTAAGAATAGCCCTTAGAACAAGTAGTATTCACACCATCATTTATACTGTACCCATTTCCTGCAAACGGTAAAATTTAGttcattattcaataaatataaagaAATGTCACAGAATGTCCGTAGgtgaaatatattatttttattcatgACAGAAGTTCCTGCACAaagtttaaaacacttttttcctAATCCCACAAACTGTGATACAAATTTCCCTTTATGGGATTAATCAGTTTCATAAATTCAAGCATTAAACCACTATAACCTTAACTTCTGGTTTTGAAAATACCTTGGGGAGAAAGTGTAAATGACTAGGTCATATAGAGGGTCCACAGATTTACACATATAAAACCAACAGGGCCTGTCAAACGGCTTTTTTCACGTGAGTTAATTCCTCTTCCTGTTACACACCTCAGTAACCTGAAGAAATGAAGCCAGGACACCAAACAAACCTGGTCTAGAAGATGTCTAAAATGTTGGGCAAGTTAGCAAGAAACAGAGGAGAAGTTCTGATGCTGCGTTTAGAATAACTGTTATCAATGAAGCAAGGTAATCAAACAGACTATTCAGAAATATGACAGTAAGAGGTACGTAGTAGTTACTCAATGGGGTCGTCTGGAGTAAGTAACACATCGTTTGGTTCACACTCTTTGGAAAAATGGGTCATCTGTGATGTCCATCAATATACAGTACAAGTCAGGTAATTCAGAAGAGCctttaaaaaagacttaattcagGCTTTTCCAAACTTCTAGAATAAAATGGCAATGTGCTTGAATCTGTGTGTTTGCTCAGCAATCCGATATGGTCGCATGCCTGAGGCTGAGAGGAAGAAACTGGTGGCCGGCCTGCTTGCTGAGGAGCTAAACGTCGGAAAACCGGGTGGCTCGGACTTGAAAACTTTGGCCAAACAAGTCAACACAGCGTACTTGAAGAACCTTAGTATGACCAAGAAGAGGGCCCGCAGCATTCTGATGGGAAAAACCAGCAGCACATCGGTACTTTCACTTTTTTTTGCTCTTTACCAATATATTTATATCACATGATCTCACAATCATATCCTTTGCAGAGAAAACACTATATGAATTTAACTCTGATATACTTAAGTCACCTTCTATAGCAGTGTGGATTGAATGTCCTCTGAAAATAAGTCTCACTGATGTCCTGCCCTTAGCCATTTGTGATCTACGATGTGGACACACTGTGGCAGGCTGAAAGTGGTTTGGTATGGAGCCAGTTAGTTCCAGGCGCTCCCCTGACCAAGGAGATCGGGGTCCACGTGTTCTACCGCTGCCAGTGCACTACAGTGGAGACGGTGCGAGAGCTCACCGAGTTTGCCAAGAGCATTCCAGGGTTTGTCGACCTCTACCTTAACGACCAGGTGAGTTGTCCTCACCTTGGGCTGCTCCACACTGCCCAGGGTTTATGTACAGCCTTTGGGAGAAAGAACATCATTGCAATGCGCATGTGTGCTCCTCTTTAGGTAACGTTGCTGAAGTATGGCGTTCACGAGGCTATTTTTGCGATGCTGCCGTCCCTCATGAACAAAGATGGACTCTTGGTGGCCAACGGTAAAGGTTTTGTGACCAGAGAATTCCTGCGCAGCTTACGAAAGCCTTTCAGTGAGATCATGGAACCCAAGTTTGAGTTTGCTGTCAAGTTTAACGCTCTGGAGCTTGACGACAGTGACCTGGCCCTCTTTGTTGCTGCCATTATCCTCTGTGGAGGTAAAAGGGAAGCGACTTCTCATCACAAATATTTGCTCCCATGTTTACTCAACTGCGACACATGTCTCTCCAGATCGCCCCGGCTTAATGAACGTGAAGCAGGTGGAGCAGAGTCAGGACAACATCCTCCAGGCCTTGGACCTCCACCTGCAAGCAAACCACTCTGACTGTGTCTACCTCTTCCCCAAGCTGCTGCAGAAAATGGCCGACCTGCGCCAGCTTGTTACCGAGAATGCTCAGCTTGTCCAAAAGATCAAAAAGACAGAGTCGGAGACTTCGCTCCACCCTCTACTACAGGAGATCTACAAAGACATGTATTAGGCATCTTCAGCACAAACTGCTTTCGCAATACTGTTACAGACTGAATGCATGCTTGTAACAATACACTGTGTTCAGTACAAACACTGTTCCACATAATGTCATGTGCATATTTGTCATCATCGTCAGTACCATAAGCACACAATGTCATTTGTGATCGTGTGATGAGCATCTGGAATGATTTGCTGCAAGTCCTTCTTTTCCACAAACGTCACATAACTGAGAATGGTATGTTTTCTTACCGAAGCTGCTCCCGTTTCAACCTCCGAGCAGTGCTGAGCTGATAGTAGTGTTTTTAGTGAGCTTCCCTCTCACTTTGTCTCAGCGGTTTGCTGGAAAGGGGAAACCTTTCATGTTAACATATGCTGTGCTGCAAAAGAAAACCATCAGTTTGGATGTCAACAGTTCTCCGTTTTTGGTCAAAGCAAAATATGCACAGGTTGCTTTTGTTTACATCATCATTAATCAGTGGCCTCTATCTTTGCCGCAAAGTAGGCAGGATACAGCTGCGTGGAGCTCCCTTTAAATGCAGATCTGTGCAATAAGATATCCATCTGTCAGTTGACATTCAAGTTATTTTGGTTTTATTTCAAATCCTTCCATTCTAATGCGAAACACCTGCTTCAACCAGCCTGTTTGGAATAGTGGCGCTATACATGATCCTCTCAAGTAGAAGGGACAGTCATTGTTTTTAGATAGACATGTAAATTATCACCAACTGACATTTTATGTgtcttttttttagtttactcaTTGTAATTATGTCCATTTgtaattatgaattatatttgtaaaacATGAACTATCACGTCATCTGTACGTATTGGGCTGTATGTATTATTTCTATTCGGTTCACCAAATATACCTTTAAATATGCCTACCAACTCTTCCTGGGTGAGGGATTTCACCTCATACATGGAATATCCTTTAGATTTTTACTTATGAAACCAGAGCAGTATTCCACAAACAGACTCGGCTTTAAAAACCTCAAGCTTTCTTTTGTAGACGGATTTGTCTTTTAGCTGTAATTGAATGTTGCAAGTGTTTCTCATTTGCTCTTGGCCTTCTTTTCGTTATCCATATGTTCCACCCTCATTCATCTTAATCTACCTCTATTGTATGACAATATCTCATTGGATGATATCCACACTTGCCTTAAATCTTTTTAAATGGTTTACAAGCATTTTCTTAATATTGGCTGTTGTGGACAGGAATCGAATAAGAAAGAGAACACCTGAAATAAAGAAAAGAGAAGTTGCACAGTTTATTATCTTTGTAAGAGGTCGGATGCAGAGTCCTGAGCGGTCGGTCTGTAGGTGTCTGGCCAAAGGTGGATTACCAACACATATGCAAATGAGTTACATTAATAAATATCAAAAGGAGACTCATTTCACCAGGAGCTGTGGTGTTTAAGTAAAACAGTTAAAACAAAAGAAGACAATGCATTGGTGAGAAAAACCTGCATGAGGGTACTTCTCAATAACTAAGAAGTACTCTGGGAGGTGAGAAAAACCCTCGTGAGGGTttttctcacctcccagggtacTTCTCAGGTATTTTTTGGTCAAGATCCCACTGGGGGACAATATTTCTTTCACGCTATACTCTTAAGTTGAATTGCTATTGAGAACTTGATaatgaaaatatattttacaaatgatcatttttcatttttgtgcGAGTTTCTAATGAAGGTGTCTCATTACTGAAGAAACAGGAGTTTTTAACCTATAATCAGCGGATACATacaattttacattacatttatgCTCATCACATGTTGACACTA
The DNA window shown above is from Nerophis ophidion isolate RoL-2023_Sa linkage group LG06, RoL_Noph_v1.0, whole genome shotgun sequence and carries:
- the ppardb gene encoding peroxisome proliferator-activated receptor delta b, with protein sequence MTGTSSASTGTMEELQQTGSEQHDRVNGYCQPKSPQDTADVRWPASGGESRGSDSCGAASASDQTDLEDLKANESEDREDREEEDASGQKGDQERKEGPDEENNHSSAASSYTDLSHTPSPSLSEQLRLGREDSIGAGISVECKVCGDKASGFHYGVHACEGCKGFFRRTVRMKLEYERCERSCKIQKKNRNKCQYCRFQKCLSLGMSHDAIRYGRMPEAERKKLVAGLLAEELNVGKPGGSDLKTLAKQVNTAYLKNLSMTKKRARSILMGKTSSTSPFVIYDVDTLWQAESGLVWSQLVPGAPLTKEIGVHVFYRCQCTTVETVRELTEFAKSIPGFVDLYLNDQVTLLKYGVHEAIFAMLPSLMNKDGLLVANGKGFVTREFLRSLRKPFSEIMEPKFEFAVKFNALELDDSDLALFVAAIILCGDRPGLMNVKQVEQSQDNILQALDLHLQANHSDCVYLFPKLLQKMADLRQLVTENAQLVQKIKKTESETSLHPLLQEIYKDMY